A window from Cherax quadricarinatus isolate ZL_2023a chromosome 72, ASM3850222v1, whole genome shotgun sequence encodes these proteins:
- the LOC128701307 gene encoding complement factor I, with protein sequence MLLPFLLMLLLSTFGFTRGGVPPANDCFADNFQCANGICIPMDRVCDGVLNCVTGTDEDNCNFESKMGDCAVGYYQCDDGICIPDDYVCDGVLNCVTGIDEANCS encoded by the exons ATGCTCCTTCCATTCCTACTGATGTTGCTCCTCTCTACCTTCGGCTTCACCAGAG GTGGTGTACCGCCAGCGAACGACTGCTTCGCCGACAACTTCCAATGTGCCAACGGTATCTGTATTCCTATGGACCGAGTGTGTGATGGTGTTCTCAACTGTGTCACTGGTACTGATGAGGACAACTGTAACT TTGAGAGCAAGATGGGAGACTGCGCCGTCGGCTACTACCAATGCGACGACGGCATCTGTATTCCTGACGACTATGTGTGCGATGGAGTCCTCAACTGTGTCACTGGTATTGACGAGGCCAACTGCAGTT AG